In one Umezawaea sp. Da 62-37 genomic region, the following are encoded:
- a CDS encoding DUF6923 family protein encodes MILVAALACVALQVEAVSGGGSSTLLSVDLPSGTATVISVLDHRLNALGYSEAQDTYYGISSTGEVVRVDRLGATTVVGHVPHGALADAVAGTIHGDYYYVRAAGAMYVVNINPTSAHFLDLVSVSVLWPISFFVSVDDFDYNPADGLLYGVATKFFGHPEVVTIDPHTGWIRPLSPAVPMPDGPGYGAAVFGPDGALYATNNDKSGQSVLYRVDLDGSGTVTPISSRPAARTIDSAGCYAAAPPPIVLPPTTTTTPPPVVIPPTTTTTVPPTTTTPPTTTTIPPPITVPEGPIALPAEPLPTPASTPATTPSPIPAGATPPPPTLPPPPSSPAPTTPKPVPPPVFKPDRPVEEVIELADHRTETKRRWSLAVLLLVIGAGAVAAQRARRV; translated from the coding sequence GTGATCCTCGTCGCCGCGCTGGCCTGCGTCGCCCTCCAGGTCGAGGCGGTGTCCGGAGGCGGGTCGTCCACGCTGCTGTCGGTCGACCTGCCCTCCGGCACGGCCACCGTGATCAGCGTGCTCGACCACCGGCTCAACGCGCTCGGCTACTCCGAGGCGCAGGACACCTACTACGGCATCTCGTCCACGGGCGAGGTCGTCCGCGTCGACCGCCTTGGCGCCACCACCGTCGTCGGCCACGTCCCGCACGGCGCCCTGGCCGACGCGGTCGCGGGCACCATCCACGGCGACTACTACTACGTGCGGGCAGCCGGCGCGATGTACGTCGTGAACATCAACCCGACAAGCGCCCACTTCCTCGACCTCGTGTCCGTCAGCGTGCTGTGGCCGATCAGCTTCTTCGTGTCCGTCGACGACTTCGACTACAACCCCGCCGACGGCCTCCTCTACGGCGTCGCCACGAAGTTCTTCGGCCACCCCGAAGTCGTCACCATCGACCCCCACACCGGCTGGATCCGCCCCCTGTCCCCAGCGGTCCCCATGCCCGACGGCCCCGGCTACGGCGCGGCGGTCTTCGGCCCCGACGGCGCCCTTTACGCGACCAACAACGACAAGTCGGGCCAAAGCGTCCTCTACCGCGTGGACCTCGACGGCTCCGGCACCGTCACCCCGATCTCCAGCCGCCCAGCCGCACGCACGATCGACTCCGCAGGCTGCTACGCCGCCGCCCCCCCACCAATCGTGCTACCCCCGACAACAACGACAACACCCCCACCCGTCGTCATCCCACCAACAACAACCACCACCGTCCCCCCAACAACGACGACGCCCCCAACCACCACCACCATCCCCCCACCGATCACAGTCCCAGAGGGCCCGATCGCACTACCCGCGGAACCACTCCCCACCCCCGCAAGCACCCCCGCCACAACCCCTTCACCCATCCCGGCAGGCGCCACCCCACCACCCCCAACCCTCCCCCCACCCCCTTCCAGCCCCGCCCCGACCACCCCCAAACCAGTCCCACCACCAGTGTTCAAACCGGACCGACCAGTCGAGGAAGTCATCGAACTGGCAGACCACCGCACCGAAACCAAACGCCGCTGGAGCCTCGCAGTCCTACTCCTGGTCATCGGCGCCGGCGCAGTCGCCGCCCAACGCGCCCGCCGCGTGTAA
- a CDS encoding SAM-dependent methyltransferase, with protein sequence MTQEQDRYGVDDIDLEQPNPARMYDYYLGGAHNFQADRTLAEQAIQVMPWMREAVRANRAFLARAVRYCVSQGIRQFLDLGSGIPTVGNVHEVAQGLAPESRIAYVDIEPVAYAHSKHLLRDNPNATVTRADLTVPEDVLTAPAVLEMIDFSQPLAVLAVAVLHFLPDERHPERVLGAYRDVIAPGSYVVMSHVTSDHNPEQAAGALAVYKRSANPVHTRSHAEITAMLDGLELIPPGLVDATQWHHDHTPELTERTEHVGFYAAVARRD encoded by the coding sequence GTGACGCAGGAGCAGGACCGCTACGGGGTCGATGACATCGACCTGGAGCAGCCGAACCCGGCGCGGATGTACGACTACTACCTGGGCGGTGCGCACAACTTCCAGGCCGACCGCACGCTCGCCGAGCAGGCGATCCAGGTCATGCCGTGGATGCGCGAGGCCGTGCGGGCCAACCGGGCGTTCCTCGCCCGCGCCGTCCGGTACTGCGTGTCGCAGGGCATCCGGCAGTTCCTCGACCTCGGTTCCGGCATCCCGACCGTCGGCAACGTGCACGAGGTCGCGCAGGGACTCGCGCCGGAGAGCCGGATCGCGTACGTCGACATCGAGCCGGTCGCCTACGCGCACAGCAAGCACCTGCTGCGCGACAACCCCAACGCCACCGTCACCAGGGCCGACCTCACCGTCCCCGAGGACGTGCTGACCGCGCCCGCGGTGCTGGAGATGATCGACTTCTCCCAGCCGCTGGCCGTGCTCGCCGTGGCCGTGCTGCACTTCCTGCCCGACGAGCGCCACCCGGAACGGGTGCTGGGCGCCTACCGCGACGTCATCGCCCCCGGCAGCTACGTGGTGATGTCGCACGTGACGTCCGACCACAACCCCGAGCAGGCGGCGGGCGCGCTGGCGGTCTACAAGCGTTCGGCCAACCCGGTGCACACCCGCAGCCACGCCGAGATCACGGCCATGCTGGACGGCCTGGAACTCATCCCCCCCGGCCTGGTCGACGCCACCCAGTGGCACCACGACCACACCCCGGAACTGACCGAGCGCACCGAACACGTCGGCTTCTACGCCGCCGTCGCGCGTCGCGACTAG
- a CDS encoding heme-degrading domain-containing protein codes for MSAELLAELAAQEDRLRFTRFDNETAIALGIHLLDAARAESLPLTISVRRNGQRLFHASLPGTCADNDDWIDRKSRVVDRYGRSSYYVGTQFAVRGSTFDESSRLDTGLYAAHGGVFPVIITGVGPVGTVGVSGLPQADDHAFVVAQLEKFLGLQEAQ; via the coding sequence ATGAGCGCCGAACTGCTCGCCGAGCTCGCGGCCCAGGAGGACCGGCTGCGGTTCACCCGGTTCGACAACGAGACCGCGATCGCGCTGGGCATCCACCTGCTGGACGCCGCGCGCGCCGAAAGCCTCCCCCTGACCATCTCGGTGCGGCGCAACGGGCAACGGCTGTTCCACGCCTCGCTGCCCGGCACGTGCGCCGACAACGACGACTGGATCGACCGCAAAAGTCGGGTCGTGGACCGCTACGGGCGCAGTTCCTACTACGTGGGGACGCAGTTCGCCGTCCGAGGCAGTACCTTCGACGAGTCGTCGAGGCTGGACACCGGCCTCTACGCGGCGCACGGCGGGGTCTTCCCGGTGATCATCACGGGGGTCGGCCCGGTCGGCACCGTCGGCGTCTCCGGGTTGCCGCAGGCGGACGACCACGCGTTCGTCGTGGCACAGCTGGAGAAGTTCCTCGGGTTGCAGGAGGCGCAGTGA
- a CDS encoding HPF/RaiA family ribosome-associated protein: MSDTEVLEQRLRLGNGFSPTDQGRVVYALANLAPHLAGWQPQQVDLALSVKERGQKDQKVTFEAFLAGWPPFVATSHEVELDHALTEVRKEMIRQIEDAKSRREPRKHDKPQRPAAPDELL; this comes from the coding sequence ATGAGCGACACCGAAGTCCTTGAGCAGCGGCTACGCCTCGGCAACGGGTTCAGTCCCACCGACCAGGGGCGCGTCGTGTACGCCCTGGCGAACCTCGCCCCTCATCTCGCGGGCTGGCAGCCCCAGCAGGTCGACCTGGCGCTGTCGGTGAAGGAACGCGGTCAGAAGGACCAGAAGGTCACGTTCGAGGCCTTCCTGGCGGGCTGGCCGCCTTTCGTGGCCACGTCGCACGAGGTCGAACTGGACCACGCGCTGACCGAGGTCCGCAAGGAGATGATCCGGCAGATCGAGGACGCGAAGTCCCGGCGCGAGCCCCGCAAGCACGACAAGCCGCAGCGGCCTGCGGCGCCTGACGAACTGTTGTAG